One Phyllopteryx taeniolatus isolate TA_2022b chromosome 3, UOR_Ptae_1.2, whole genome shotgun sequence genomic window, ttgcataatatttttactttgtcatcaAATTCTGAAACTTTTCATCTTTTACATGTTCccataaaaataccaaaataactCAAGTAATAGTTCAACTGTCCTAAAATTcggattattttttaaattaaaaactacACCTGAGGCTCACCTTTAATCCTTCCAGTTATGAAGAGGAAGTTTCTCTGGAACTTTCCGATGTCACCGGAGTGCAGCCATCCGTCCTGGTCCAGGGCCTCTCTGGTCTTGTCGTTTAGGTTGAGGTAACCCATGAAGACGTTGCGCCCCCAGAAGCAGATCTCCCCATTGCTGTCCTTGTCCTGGTTGTCCAGCTTCACTTTGGAGCCCGGCATCACTTTCCCGCAGCTACGACCGCAAGGAGCCATAAGCATTAGCGTACTGTCTATGTATACGCTGATACTGTGTCGTAATtagctatatactgtatatatatcacATTTAGTATTTAAAAATCTCAATAATTTGTAAGGGTCATGAAATTCATACTTGAATAATATTGCTTACAAAATGATTACCCAATGATtattatatacaaccccaattccaatgaagttgggacgttgtgttaaacataaataaaaacagaatacaatgatttgcaaatcatgttcaacctatatttaattgaatacactacaaagacaagatattgaatatgcaaactgataaacttgattgtttttagcaaataatcattaacttagaattttatggttgcaacatgttccaaaaaagttgggacagggtcatgtttaccactgtgttacatcaccttttgttttaacaacattcaataaacgtttgggaactgaggacaatacttgttgaagctttgtaggtggaattatttcccattcttgcttgatgtacagcttcagctgttcaacaggccagggtctccgttgtcgtattttacgtttcataatgcgccacacattttcaatgggagacaagtctggactgcaggcaggccagtctagtacccgcactcttttactacgaggccacgctgttgtaacacgtgcagaatgtggtttggcattgtcttgctgaaataagcaggggcgtccatgaaaaagccgttgcttggatggcagcatatgtttctccaaaacctgtatgtacctttcagcattaatggtgccttcacagatgtgtgagttacccatgccattggcactagcacagccccataccatcacagatgctggcttttgaactttgcgtccataacagtccagatggttctttttctctttggcccggaggacaggacgtccacaatttccaaaaacaatttgaaatgtggactcgtcggaccacagaacacttttccactttgcgtcggtccatcttagatgagctcgggcccagagaagccggcggcgtttctgggtgttgttgataaatggtttttgctttgcatagtagagtttcaagttgcacttacggatgtagcgccaaactgtatttactgacattgtttttctgaagtgttcctgtaTTAATTGGATTTCTACAGCTGTAAGTGGGTCGTCCATAATATTAGCATAGAGTGCGCTGACCTGAAGATGAGGTAGTCAGTGTTGGTGGAGACTGTGTGCGGCCCCGAGCTCTCGCTCATGCCGTACAGCTCCATGAGGGGCATGTTGAGGCTCATGAAGTACTCCAGGGTCTCCTTGGAGATGGGGGCCGAGCCTGTGAACAAGGTCCTGCAACACTCCAGGCCCAGCGCCGCTCGGACCTTCTTGAACACCAGCTGGTTGGCCAGCGTGAAGCCCCACGGTACGCGGTTCTccctacaacaacaacaccaattACTTAGCGGATGACTTTTTTGAAGAACAACAAGCATTTACTGTCATACTATTTTGACTTCATGctcatcaaattattttttaaaactcagaAAAGTATGCACTTATTCCTGAAATATTTTGACTCTATTCTcatcaaattcattcattcttccggagaaagaaagaaagaatttttgaaaatattattaGCAAAtgatgctatttttctcatacaaTTATGAGAATGACTATGATAAAAATCCAGGTGACGCCGTCTCACCCATGCATGGCACTGTAGTTGTACATGAGTCCGATGGACTTGGCCCAGTCGGCCACACTCTTCTTGAAGGGGCTGACCTTGGCTCCGGCTTCCTGCATTTTCTCCTGCATCTTTTCCCAAACGCGAGGGACGCCCAGGAACGTGGTGGGGGACACCTCCTTTAACGTGGTCACCAAGGATcccttttattgaaaaacataAAGTCGTCATCTGAGGAAGGGTCCAAAAGGTGTGGTCTGTGCTCACCTTGAGGGCGTCGGGTTCCGCAAAGTATGTGGTGGCTGCAAACCTCATGGTGATGTACATGTCGTTGAGCTGAGCCGCCACGTGGCTGAGCGGCAAGTAGCTGATTACGGTCTCCTCGGCATAGCGCAGGCCCACCATGTCTCCTGCTCTCTGGGCCGTCCAGGTCACCTGCACGTCAGCAAAGGGAATGTTGGAGTTCCCCAGGGCTCTATTTAAGTATcctttttgtttctcttttacaacagaggtcaccaacctttttaaaACTGAGAGCGACTTATTGGGTATTGATTAATGCAAAAGGCTACCAGTTtacacacacttctgaaataaatttgctcaaattatctttaattacatgttattacaaataattaatGATTTCATTCATCTATGTGACGACATTGATCATGTGAATAATTTCTAACAACAATCATCCAcaacacaggggaggccggatttgaacctgcgtcctaagaactgtgaggcggatgtgctaaccagtccaccGCCGTACaactttattaatttaatattttgatgttttacGCTCATAAAATCTTTTGTTGTAACATTGACTATTCAAATCAAGATTTGTTTCCTCTTTCCTTACAACTTCATTCATGCCATATGTTGACTTTCTTGTAATTATTAActattcacatatttagatgaaataaaataaaaataatatcataaaatgaaatgtacaactttattctgactatttttttctcgtAAATTTGTGGCTTTATTCGtgtaaaattttacttttttcttcattaagtcaagatttccttttttgtaaattaaaaactTTATGCAATATATTGACTTTAATTCCAACTTCATATTTTGAATCCATCcttattcaatgttttttttcctcataacatTATCCAATTAATACTCCAAGTTTATTTccaaaaaattcaaacatttttccttataaaatgacagttttaatcatgtaatatgtattcattttcctcattaaatttatttatttttcttggaaCTGTTACGGCTCATAGTATATTCTGGCCAACAAACTGTATTTGCCATTGCGATTATATGTTAAAATTGAGCCAAAGTCATTTTCGTATTTGGTTTTTAACTACAATtaaaaaggtttcaaagtaagtgctgaaaacatgttcaaagactgagaacaatttggTACACttttgtaaattaaaatgaagtCAACATTAAGTACCCCAAAATGTGGAACagctttcattttcttttgttttgttttttgtcactgTGACATGAATGGAATCAAAATGGTGCCATCCATCGAGTGGCACATCCTCCGTGAAGCAGGAAGTTGCCATCTTATGAAGGAAACGTAGCACAAGGCCACCTGTCACTCACGTTGTCATGGCTCAGCATGACGCCCTTGGGGGCTCCAGTGCTTCCTGACGTGAAGATGACGGTGGAGCATTCGTTGGCGCGGAGGCGTGCGATGGAGTCGTCCAGTTCCTTTTCGGGCACGTCCTCGCCCAACCTCATGAATTCCGCCCACTGAAAACAAAATCCACAGTGTGGTCATACTGTACAGAAAGTGTAGCTGTTAACCGTTTTGCTTAGTTTGTTTCCTCATAAACGTGCGACTATATTCTcgtaaaatgaaaaagaaatcttCATATCACCTTTATTTTCTCCGGAAATTGCTAATTTATTCACATAATATTTCTacgcccacccccacccccgaccCCCTttactgactttattcacatATTTAAACTTCTTTctcttagtttatttttttttcttgtaaaattacatctTAATCCatggaattattttttaatgaaaacattttttaattatgactttattcacaTACTAGTTCAACTTCAGTCCCATAAACTTCTTCCTTGTAAAATGACTTCATTCACATAGTTCTACTTTTtgtctacaattttttttcttttgtcaattATGACTTCATTGGCGTACTACCCatactttattgttgtaattacAACTATCTGTAATACATaggtaatttaaatttaatgacTTAATTGATGTAAGAGAGTACTTTtcttataaaaacataaaatcaaatcattttcattgtaaaattctgacttcaTTTACAAAGTATTTCAACTTTTGTCCCATACAATTCTAAAGtttttccttgtaaaattaTTCCTTTATTCataatatttctatttttgtccACTCATAAGATCAATTATTTTTCTCTAATAAATTGTGATACattattcatttaatattttgactttgttgtactcaaaaatgtttttttttttgtaaaattacaactattcacataatatattgactttattgtatttttattcttattctcATTTAATATACAAACAGTTACctcataataaaaaataaatccgtcttaaaattatgaatttatACGCGTATTATTTCTACTTTTTTCCCCTGACGAAATATTTTCTTCTTGgagaaatacttttttcatattccaactttagtcccataaaatgaaaaaaaaagcttgtacaCTTACAGCTTTATTAATGTAACATTTCtactttttctcataaaatcaattttttttcttgtacaaaAACCactttattcatataaaattTAAACTTCAGTTCCATATAATTcaaaaattttttgttttaaaattccaactttatttACGTAATATTTCAACTTAAGTCCTGaaaaaatcaacacattttcGCTCTTAAAAATCTTTCTTTCCAcaattttctctctcttcttaAAGGTACAACTTCATTCATCTAAAATATTGACTGTATTCTTCTAAAAAATGCCTACAGTCAcatatttcaactttttcctcataaaaaaataaataaaataaaataaaatcacacattcttattcttttaatatttatatatatttctaattaAATAAATTTCTTTTTAGTCAAATAATATCCATAAATCATACagagtaatatatatattgacgTACTGTGTAGAGAGAGGGTAGCCTCTGCTTTAATTCTCCTTTGTACTGGACGATGGCTTTGAGATGCGGCAGCTGGTCTTTTACCTATCCAAAGAAATCCTGTTTTATTAAAGAATTGGCCTTCTGCACACTGGATAACATGCGTGTCACGAACCTGCAGGATTTTGTCCAGCTGTTGCTGGTTCTCCACCACTAAGATGTTAGCTTGTGAGTCACTGGCCACATGACAACAGGCCTGAGGTCCATTGGTGGCGTAAATTCCCGTCGCCAGACCCCTGCAACGCACGGAGATGAATGcctttattgcattttattttcagaaacATGGTGAGCTAGCATCTCCTACTTTGGTGTTTTAAAACACTGGTAGACCAGCCTGTTTGTGtaatatttatacttttttcattacattttaaaacttcatttgcatattattttgacttcattctcatcaaatgttttttcttctttaaaaatcGCCATTTTGTTTGCGTAATATTTCTACACTTCTCACAATTATGTCTTGTGAAATTAGCTTTTTTAACGTAATATGCAGAcattaaattacaattaattcttagaaatgtacaactttttttatGTCTGTATTTCTACGATTTTCTCATTGACTCAAATGTTTttactcataaaattacaacttaatttatgtaatatttcttgttttttcctaATTGAATTctcatttctttttctcataaaatgatgACTATTTATCTAGTATTTCTATCACGTTccatattaaattaaaataaaagttcttgtaaaattccaactttacTCATGGAATATTTCTATGATGTTCCTGTTGCTAACTTTGTATCTGATTGTTTTACTTAACACTCAAAACAATCTAGCAATGTTTATTTCATAATATGTTGTTATAACCCCATTAGCATCTGGCAAAATTTCTGTATTTTAGCAAATCATCTCAAGCCTAAGCAAAGGAAAGCAAGTTTATAGATATTTATATTCAATATTCTACATACGTCcaatttttacattgttttcccTGCCAAAATCAATCATTTGTTTGGTATAAAAAACCTTTCTTACTTCTACTTTAAAGGTCAGAGCaaaaagatgttatggggtcagttaaaattcatatttacattgtttatatgttatgtaatacatgtaCATCATTTCCAACAAGTTGTCAAATATAGTTTAGCAAAAACATTGGTTTTTATTACAcgtattgagcactccccgaaCACACCCGAAGCTCAacacaccggggtgtggttactttatctaccgcaagggctaccagaagtgaccttgcaattgacaaacagcgcgctacactctatacaCAATGgtgagcaacgtgttggaatatgaggaggaggaggatttcgacgtacaggagcacccaactgaacttggcatcgtcaaaccgtacatgtttgaaCCGATCAGGCGGTCGGAACCCGACAGTGACGACGAtgagcagctgtacaacagaaaaagagagtggccactggctcgatgtgacgtatgtcaaaagcatgtctttttatacagtcatggcttgaaataatgacaCGCCGGGGGTTCCAATATtactatatgtattatatattcacatatgtTTTAGTGACACAGCACAAGCTGttacataggatgcagtattcctatatattgtgtgcccctcgctcaagTAGCGTTATAACACACCGCACAGAAAGTCTGTTAGCTTGTCATATAGGGAAAAGTATAGACGACGGTACTGTAAAGTACTGCGTGAGTCTTTTTTCCTACTCCGCAGTGCacagtaaccataatagagtcataGGTATACACAAAGAAACCCTCACCTCTTGCCTGCGCTGCTTCGCCACTGAAAGagttagttctcttgctggcggttgaggtcccaatggccgtaggaaaaataattggcaccgcagctggtttcagcctctgcctctgtatcaaatgctttctgctaagtctttctcgaaacacgccggttcgaagtgatcagcacagagtttggaatgcttgctcgGCACCCATTGCTGACCACTTGTCACGTATTCCGTTTTCACGTGGAAAGCCAAAAacccatttgtacaaccaaatgccacacaataaaccatcgtgacatcactaaatcatacgacaacaaatatacaaggacgggaacaactgCATGCAACAATCGCACAcgatgaacaggctgtttggctcgtgtgacgtcacagcggcggaaagagacgaagaccggaaggcgctggatgcaaaaagcagaaggcgcattctgaatcatatttaccCAATTAATGGCTGCATATCTGCTAAATAATCACTtagaaatggcagatgtggtttggaAAGGTGttttagagttatcaagaaaatgtttaacatctttgtcctctgacctttaagcacGTAAACGATCCAGAAAATGTACATCATGCAATCTAAGCACGTCGTCAAAAGGATAAACAGCTTATTGTCTTGTCTGGCCTATGCGAGGAATGCACACCTGATACGCACATTGTATCtttaacatcaacacaacacacaaacacgttaAAGCAGATGTGAGCGATAAATGGCATGTTTGGTAAAAATGATGCCGAGtcagcatacaaaaaaaaaaaacgcactgTTCTTACCCGGCTAGAATGGAGCCCACATTGGCGATGAACCACTCGGGGGAATTGAAGCCAAGGATGCCCACCCCGTGGTAGCGCTCCAGGCccagctacacacacacacaaatacatttttaatgatgGCACTTCGCCATGCATTACTTTTGACCTACATCCACGTCCGTAAGCCAACGTGTCTCGGAAAGGAGATCCGTAACACAAGATGGAGATTTCACACGCCCATAGCACAGTATTGGTTTCCCCCAGAGAGTTTTGGGTGCAGCCAGCTGGACGGGTTCTGCACGGCCACTGGTACACAGCAAAAGCGGCAGACATCTGATCAGAGTTGAGCATGGTGACGCGTAGAGTGGGCAAAAGGCCTCGGTTTCATCCTCAAACTTGACGTGAGTTAAGCTTCTCAAACTGAAGTACAGGGACCAATAATTAAGCAATTACTCATCCCTACCTTAGCCAATATTATTGAGATGTagcacataaatctgacatccctcTATGAATAAGGTCCATACAGCAAAAGGAAAGTATGTCTCATGTATGTGTTTTgattaaacaaagacaattacccATAAACCATACATGCTTTTGTAACAATTCAAGACAATTTGGAGCCTTGAAAGAACCAAATGTACGTTTTCgtaaaacatcaaagacaaattaGTCTCCAATGAATTTAAATTAtacattgttgtaaaacacaattatGTCTACAGCTAACCTCGAACGTACatgttttcataaaacaaagacaattaactTCAACAAAAGACGATTACGTCTCCACATCGTAcctacaaaatgttttcttaaacatcaaagaccGTTTTATAAAATGTTCCTCTAGCGtcatgtatgtgttttttctAAACATTGACGACAATTTGGGCTCGTCAAAGAACCCATTAAATACGTTTTTGAGTAAGTCTCCAATGAACCTAAAGtacatggtttttttttacttcaaagacaattttgcCTTCAACTAACCAAATGTACCTGTTTTCATAAAACCTCAAAGGCAGTTTATTCCAATGAACTTAAACTACATCATTTTGTTAatgtcaaagacaatttagtctccagtgaacattcattcattttccgcaccgcttctcctcactagggtcgcaggcgtgctggagcctatcccagctatcttcgggcgagaggcggggtgcaccttgaactgggcgccagccaatcgcagtgcagtGAACATAAACTACACAGTTTCGTTAACATCTAAGACAGTTAAGTCTTCTgctaatttcatgtgcatgattttgtaaacattgaagacaatttgcagtgTTCCTAGTACATTTCCATAAACCACCAaaggaaaatatacagtaatccaATTAACCCAAACTATGTTTTTGTAAACCACAAAGGCAATTTAGTTTCCAACAAGACTAATGCACATGCCTTTGTGAACATCAAACACAATTATGCTTCCGAATAACCTGACATACCTGTTTTTGGAGACAAATATCAAAGTCAGTTTGGACACATTATTGTCTTTCACGTTTCATGAAAACTCATACGTTAGGTTAGCTgacttctttaccgcttatcctcacaagggtcgcgggcgtgctggagcctatcccagctatcatcgggcaggaggcggggtacaccctgaactggttgccaaccaatcgcagggcacatataaacaaacaaccattcgcactcacattctcacctacgggcaatttagagttttcaaacatcaaagacaagtgAAAGTTTTCACCTAAGCTCATGTACGCATTTTGGTAAACAGTGAAGACAAATGGGGGTCTTCGTCAACGACAATGAATCAAACCTAAAGTAAGAAAAAGAATGTAACAGGCAGACCTTGATGAAGCTCTTAGCCGCTGCCCTGCACTGTTGGTAGTACTGCCTCCACGTGACGGTCTCCCACTGTCCGTCCTTCTTGTACGCCAGGGCCGGGTGCCCCCCGAAGCCCTCCACTGTCTCCAGGAACATCTGGTGCACCGTGACGGGGGTGTCGGCGGCCGGCCCCGACTCCTCCATCCTCAAGCGGACAGCCCCCTCCTTTACGGTGTTCCACAACTGCTCGGCCGGGGCCAGAGTGGCGGCGGCGACCCCCTGCGGCTTCAGCGCTATGGCGCGAGGCTCTGGGGGGCAACAGGGGCAGTTCCATTTAGTCGCCATTGTGAACAGCTGCACTCAGGACCGggcgtgtgagtgagtgagcgtACACGTGGTTGGACTAAGATAGAAGGCGAGGCCACACCAGCGAGGCGAGGTCTACGTGTTACCTGAGATGATAcgggcaggtgtgtgtgtgtgtgtgtgtgtgtgcgtccgtgTGTGCTTGCCAGTCAGGtttttaaaagctttaaaaGAATTTTGTTTGCGCaatacaaacatgtttttatgtcCGACACGacagacaataataataataatccaaatacTGTCTCTAATGTATAAATCTGACATCTGAAAACTGACAATTTTTggcaattttgacaaaaaataatttctttaaaaaaaatacattctcaaaacgactttattctcgtaattttatgacttttatgtaaaaataattctTATTAGATTGAGACTCCTAAAAATAGTAAAACTATTTTCAAATTTACGACaaaatgtcagaatcagaatcagaatcatctttatttgccaagtatgtccaaaacacacaaggaatttgtctccggtagttggagccgctctagtacaacagacagtgaatttacagaacactttggagacataaagacattaacaaaaaacaacaacaaacaacaattgtgcaaaaagatgcagagtcctcagttcgaatggctaatatcgcaatagtccggtgcaatgaccattgtgcaaagggcactgagacttcaaggagtgtatgcggtttaaagtgacgagtagtgcgataatctgggacaatggttgtgcaaatgttacagatactcctcaatcagtgtgcaaatggagcagatactactctggcatgagtggccactatatgcaaatagtgcagcacggcgagacaactacagtgagtgcacgagtaatacacaattggccccacagaaatgtgacaacgaactcaagtcaaaaaattgccagcttgttgtaatggaattgtaagttagctgttcaagaagttgattgcaagagggaagaagctgttggaatgtctactggaatgtcaagggtgggtagggggggtaccgacaatcctttcagcagttttgattgtccgttgcagtcggagtttgtccttttttgtagcagcaccaaaccagactgtgatggaagaacacaggactgattcgatgaccgctgtgtagaactgtctcagcagctccggtggcaggccatgctttctcagaagccgcaggaagtacatcctctgctgggcctttttgaggacggagttgatgttggtcgcccacttcaggtcctgggagattgtaattcccaggaacttgaaggtctcgacggttgacacaaggcagctggacagcgtgaggggcagctgtggcgaaggatgcctcctgaagtccacgatcatctctacagtcttgagcgtgttcagctccaggttgtgtcggccgcaccacagctccagccgctccgcttcctgtcgatatgcagactcgtcaccgtccttgatgaggccgatgacactggtgtcatctgcaaacttcaggagtttgacagtcgggttcgctgaggtgcagtcgttcgtgtagagagagaagagcagcggagagaggacacaaccttggggcgccccagtgctgaagctgcgtgtggatgaggtggcctcccccagcctgacctgctgtgtcctgcccgtcagaaagctgtaaatccactggcagatggcaggtgagacgctgagctggagaagcttggatgaaaggagttcagggatgatggtgttgaacgctgagctgaagtccacgaacaggatcctcgcgtaggtccctgcactgtcgaggtgttctaggatgaagtgcagtcccatgttgactgcatcatccgcagatctgttcgcttggtaggcaaactgcagggggtccagcaggggacctgtgacactcttgaggtggtccagcacaagacgttcaaaggacttcatgaccacagatgtcaaagcgacaggcctgtagtcattcagaaccgagattgcaggtttcttggggactgggatgatggtggagcgtttgaagcaggatggaacttcagtagaaggtattcaagtcgttggctagtgtgctattgttctcagcttggggggatcgtcgcttgta contains:
- the LOC133474894 gene encoding long-chain-fatty-acid--CoA ligase ACSBG2-like, encoding MSTEPPRCFSVEFPVCVCSSVEEKMADGVLSNGLTGVDGHRVNSITDSFSTLIIDSTKDPHRSGPSDATQQPQAEPRAIALKPQGVAAATLAPAEQLWNTVKEGAVRLRMEESGPAADTPVTVHQMFLETVEGFGGHPALAYKKDGQWETVTWRQYYQQCRAAAKSFIKLGLERYHGVGILGFNSPEWFIANVGSILAGGLATGIYATNGPQACCHVASDSQANILVVENQQQLDKILQVKDQLPHLKAIVQYKGELKQRLPSLYTWAEFMRLGEDVPEKELDDSIARLRANECSTVIFTSGSTGAPKGVMLSHDNVTWTAQRAGDMVGLRYAEETVISYLPLSHVAAQLNDMYITMRFAATTYFAEPDALKGSLVTTLKEVSPTTFLGVPRVWEKMQEKMQEAGAKVSPFKKSVADWAKSIGLMYNYSAMHGENRVPWGFTLANQLVFKKVRAALGLECCRTLFTGSAPISKETLEYFMSLNMPLMELYGMSESSGPHTVSTNTDYLIFSCGKVMPGSKVKLDNQDKDSNGEICFWGRNVFMGYLNLNDKTREALDQDGWLHSGDIGKFQRNFLFITGRIKELLITAGGENVAPVPIENAVKAEAPIISNAMLIGDRKKFLSMFVTLKCVMDEDGKPTDQLSPEAVSFCQNLGVTATKVSEIIGNKEPAVYKTIQESVDRYNATAIARPQRVQTFVILERDFSIPGGELGPTMKLRRPIVVQMYQDKMNEVYAD